The segment AAAATTGGGCCGAGAGTTGCGTCCAGTCCGGCAATGACCCGCTGAGCCTTACCCAGCGAATATGCAAACAACACACTGGTTTTTTCAGCAGCCTGGTTGGACCGCCACCAGCCATTAATGTCTGCAAAGACGTCTGTTTGCGGTCGCCATTTAAAAACAGGCAGGCCAAACGTCGATTCGGTCACAAATGTATCGCATTTAAGCTGCTCGAAAGCAGCGCAGGTCGTATCCGACTCGATTTTGTAATCGCCGGAAACCACCCAGACTTCGCCTTTGTGTTCGATTCTGACCTGAGCGGATCCGAGCACATGTCCGGCCGGATGCAATGATACACTCACACCGTTGAGCGCCACTTTTTCCCCGTAGCCTACTGATTGCAACCGGATATCATTTCCCAGTCGCAGCCGCAAAATTCCTTCACCGTCCGATGCAGCCAGGTAATGCCGGCAATCCGGCCGGGCATGATCGGCATGTGCGTGGGTGATGACCGCGCGGTCGACCGCCTGCCAGGGATCGATGTAAAAATCGCCCGGCCGGCAGTAAATGCCGGCCGCAGTTATTTCGAGAAGCTCATTTTTAGGCATGGACCGATCACCTTCACGTTGATTTTTGACCAATCGTTAACATAATTACCCATGAGGTCTTTGCAATATGTCAATCTATCGTAGGGGTACGGGGAACCAATCTTTTGCCTGCAAACAATATACAAAGAAAAGTAATACATTTGGTTTCAGGTGTCAGGTGTCAGGTTTCAGGGCCGATTACAAGGGCTGACACCTGAAACCTGAAACCATATTTTGCTAATGAGTTAGAAATGGGCTAAGAACTTAAAATGGGAACCACTACTGAAATGGTGATCATCGTGGGAGCCGGCATAGCCGGCCTGAGCTGTGCGCGGCGACTGCAAA is part of the Desulfobacterales bacterium genome and harbors:
- a CDS encoding ligase-associated DNA damage response exonuclease, yielding MPKNELLEITAAGIYCRPGDFYIDPWQAVDRAVITHAHADHARPDCRHYLAASDGEGILRLRLGNDIRLQSVGYGEKVALNGVSVSLHPAGHVLGSAQVRIEHKGEVWVVSGDYKIESDTTCAAFEQLKCDTFVTESTFGLPVFKWRPQTDVFADINGWWRSNQAAEKTSVLFAYSLGKAQRVIAGLDATLGPIFTHGAVENVNKCYLQAGISLPETRHVASVEKKNAFVGGMVVVPPSADTPAYTKRFTNVSKAFTSGWMQIRGMRRRRSVDRGFVLSDHSDWSGLIKTIMASEAENIWVTHGYTAEVVQYLQEQGLNARQVDTRFSSGIDRTEA